The DNA sequence CGGCTGCCTGAACTCCGAAAGCGCCGAAAAAGCAGCACGTTTCGTACGCCTATGCAACGCCTTCGGCATCCCCCTGATCGTGCTCGTGGACGTACCCGGCTACCTACCCGGCGTCGGCCAGGAATGGGGCGGAGTCGTGCGCCGCGGCGCCAAACTGCTGCACGCCTTCGGTGAAGCCACCGTGCCGCGCGTCACCCTGGTGACCCGCAAAATCTATGGCGGGGCCTACATCGCCATGAACTCACGCTCACTAGGGGCCACCAAAGTCTTCGCCTGGCCCGACGCCGAAGTCGCCGTCATGGGCGCCAAAGCCGCCGTCGGCATCCTGCACAAAAAACAACTCGCCGCCGCCCCCGCAGACGAACGCGAAGCCCTCCACGAAGAACTCGCCCTCGAACACGAACGCATCGCCGGCGGCGTGGACCGCGCCATCGAAATCGGCGTCGTCGACGAAGAAATCGAACCCTCACAAACCCGCGCCGTCCTCACCCGCGCACTCGCCGAAGCCCCCTCACGACGCGGCCGCCACAAAAACATCCCCCTGTGAGTCACCGTTCCCAACGGCCGGTCATGTGTCCGGCGGCATACTCAGTTGCGCCAGAAGCAATCTAAGCTGCCCACGCTCCTCGTCGGTCAGAGCGACCGTTACTCGATGTTCCGCGCACGTGACTTCTTGGCGTGCCATGTCAAGACGCTGTAACCCTTTCCGGGTGAGGGAGGCGGGCAGTGTCCGGCCCTGTTCGGCGGATATTGGCCGCGTGACGAGACCCTCGTCCTGAAGCTGTTGCAGCACATCGCACATCGCCTGTCTGCTCACGCGTGCCTTACGGGCAAGCTGAGAGTTGGACGATCCAGGGTCCGCGTGCAGAATCTGCATACAGATAAAGGCCGACAGGGACAGGCCGAGGGGTTCCAGCCCCGCAGTCGCGTGTCGCCGCAGGAGCGCCGTGGTGCGGGTGAGTAGATAACCGAGCGGCGCTCCCGGATCGCTGTTATCCGCCGATACCACGGGAGGACTTACTCATCACGATGCCAGGCGGGGCCCGATGGATCCAGACACGTTCTCCCGCTGAGCAAGTGCTTCCCGAACCAGCGTGATGCTTTCCGGCGCCGATGCTTGAATTGCTTGTGGCGCCGGCTTTTCCCGACGAGTCAGCCCGCTGAGTGCCCCCTTGCCCAATTCAATACGAATGTCCGCACGGTACTGGCGAAACGACTGGGCGCAAAGATCCCATCGCACCTGGCGAGTCAACTGCCGGACCAGCCGGTGTTTGAGATCCAGCGGCCCGGTGACGAGTGCGCCGTCAGCGTTCGACAACAGCGGATGCCGGGCTGTCACCACCGCGGCGCTGTCCAATGCCGCACCGAATTCCGCCTCGGCGGCCGCCATGTAGGGAGAATGGAAGGCCCCAGCCACCTGCAGCAATTTCACCTGGGTGTCGGCCGGCGGGTGGGCCCGCAGGTGATCCAGCTCGTCGAGTCGGCCTGCCGCCACCACTTGTCCTGGACCGTTCACATTCGCCACGAACAAGCCCAGCTCCTCCACCGCGCGGGTCACGTCGCACAGGCCACCACCGACCACTGCCGCCATACCTGTGGGTTCGTGGTCACAGGCACGGCGCATTGCCAGACCGCGAAGCCTGGCCAGCCGGACGGCATCGCGCGTAGTGATGGCACCGGCGGCCGCCGCAGCAGCCAGCTCCCCCACTGAATGGCCGGCGAAAATCATCCGGTCCGGCAGCCTCAGCTCGTCGCGAAGGCGCTCGAAAACCAGCAGCGAGGTAGCGACGATGAGCGGCTGAGCTATCGCGGTGTCGGTAATCTCGTCGTTCTCGGCCTCCGAACCATAGTGGCGCAGATCAAGATCAGCGGCTTCCGAGAATTCGTCGATCCGAGCCGACCCGGCAGCATCCAGCCAGGGCGTAATCATGCCTTTGCGTTGAGCACCTTGTCCCGGCATCACCATGGCAAACATGTTCATCCTCCTGTATCCGCTAGACCGAAGTGACGACATCGTCATAAGCGAGGCGAGGCAGCCTCGGGTGCCAGGCATCTGGCCCGGGCTTGCCGATATTCACCACGACCAGGGATTGGTGCACCCCGTCGGGGAAAAACTCTTGGTCAACGGCATCCGCATCGAATCCCGTCATCGGTCCCGCGGCCAGACCGGCGGCGCGGATACCCAGAATGATGTAGCCAACCTGGATCAACGCATTGGTTCTCGCCGACGCGGCACGCGCATCGGCGTCTGCGAAGTAGTCCTTGGCTTCGGGAAGATGCGGGAACTGAGTACGCAACTCATCGTGAAAATTCAAGTCGGCGGCCAAAATTGCCACCAAAGGGGCTGCGAGGGTCTTAGCCTGGTTGGCGCCAATCAAATGCATGGCCAGCCGCGACCGTGCTTCGCCGGAACGCACCAAGACAATGCGAAGCGGCTGCTGATTCATCGATGTCGGACCAAACTTGATCAGCTCGTAGATGGCCTGCATCTGCTCGTCGGAGACCGGCTCATCGGTGAAGGTATTGGCGGTGCGGGCCTCACGGAACAGCAGGTCCTGCGCGGCGGCAGGCAATGCCAGAATTCCCTGAGCCCCCAGCTCCGCTTCAGGTGCTGTTTTCCCTTGCAGCAGTGGGGAATCACTGTCATATCTCACGTGCCGCGACTTTGTCTGTAGCTCGCCCTCGACGCGCACAAGCACATCGTGAACGACACAGCTCGGGTTGGCCTCGGCGGGCTTACCTGGCCTGGTCTTTATCACCAGGCAGTACACGGTTGAACGAATCTCGTCGGTATCGATGTATTCGAGGTCGATCATGGAGAAGTAGTGCCGCTTCTGTACCGGGTCGTGCTTACCCATCTCACGAAAGTCGTATAGATCGTTGATGATTCCGGCTCTCGTGACGCTGGCAGGCAGGGCGGTGGTGTGGTCGAAAATCGCATCCTCGGTAAAGGTGGCCGCATAGCCTTCGATGTCCTGCCCGTCGAGTCGCTGCATCTGCCTGGAGTAGAACTGCTGCACCTCGGTGTAGAGGCTCGTGCTGATGTCAACGGTCGTCACGGTCGGCTCCTTAGTCTTATCCACCTGGCCTGGCACCTTCGGTGTCGCCAGTTTCCCTAGCGAGGCTCGAATATCGGTCAAGGGCACTACACCCGGGCTTGACCGGAGCTATAGCGGTGCCGTGCATAGTCGCTGTCATGACTTCGACAACGACTCGTAAAGTTGCTCTCATCACCGGCGCGACCAGCGGCATGGGTTTGACGATCGCGCAGCATTTGGCGAAACAGGATTTCGCGGTGTTCCTCTGTGCCCGTAGCGAGGAGTCGCTCAGCCAGACCATCAAACAACTAGAGACCGACGGCTATGAGGCCGACGGCGTGACCTGTGATGTCACCTCGCCCGAGCAGATACGCGCTTATGTCGCCGCCGCTGTGGATCGCTTTGGGCCGGTGGACATATTGGTCAACAACGCCGGGCGCAACGGCGGCGGCATTACCAAAGACATCACCGACGAACTGTGGTTCGACGTCATCAACACCAATCTCAACAGCGTTTTCCTGATGACCAAGGCGGCACTCACCACCGGTGGGATGCTCGACCAGGGCTGGGGCCGAATCATCAACATTGCCTCGACCGGCGGCAAGCAGGGTGTCCTGCACGGCGCACCGTACTCGGCGTCCAAGCATGGAATGGTCGGATTCACCAAGGCATTGGGGCTCGAATTGGCGAAGACCGGTGTGACGGTTAACGCCGTATGCCCGGGATTCGTCGAGACGCCGATGGCCGAACGGGTTCGTGAGACCTACGCCACCTTGTGGGGTGTTGACGCCGAGGAAGCCGGCAAGCGGGTCGCCGCTCGCGTACCCATCGGGCGATACGTGGACACCGAAGAGGTAGCGGCGATGGTCGACTACTTGATCAGTCCCGGCGCCAATGCGGTGACCGCTCAGGCCCTCAATGTCTGTGGCGGCCTGGGTAACTACTGAACCCGCCGCCAGGCAAGGATGCGCCGCTGCTGCTTTCCGCCCTCGTGGAGTGCACCGATCAACGTCAGCGTATCGCCATCGAAGTCGTACTGGCGTGTCTGCACGGTGCCGGCCCAGGCAGGGTTGGAGCACACCGAAATCTGGTGCAGCACTAGCGGTCCGTCAACACGCCAGTGCCCGGCGTATCCCATGAACGGGACCGCGCCGGGCACTGGTTGGCCGCGCATCATGCTGACCGACAACGCACCTTCAGCCCCGTAATAGAGCAGACCGATCGGCGATTGACCAAGCGGCCCCTCGCTGGTGGCACCGCTCTCGTCGAGATCGTAATAGGATTCCAGCCGCCACTGCCCCACAAAGTGATCGGGCCGCAAGGGCTCTCCCTCACCGCAGTGCATGAGTGGATCCGCTGCGGGCGTGCGCCGTAACCAGGTCATCAAGCACCGCGGCCAGTTCGTCAGGCTTGGTGATCATGGCATCATGGCCTGTTTCCAGTTCGCGCATTGGTTCCCCGGCCGGTGGATAAGAACGTGGCATCAACTGCTTACGCAGGGACGTCCATGCCTCACCGCCGCCGGAGCAATGAATGTGCGCCCTCGGGACACTCTGCCGCTGCGCCGGATTGCCCAGCCGCAGCACGTCGGTGAAGGTGCGTAAGGACTGCGGGCTCTGCATCGACCGCAGCCAGCTCAGATCGGGCTCGTCGGTCACCCCATAGCAGCCTTCCACCCCGGGAGGCATGCCAGCCACCGGCACACGCCAGCCGTCACCTTCGGCCTGCGCCGCATCCGCGAAGGCCTGCACGTTGACCGGGAGGATATCGGCGACAGCCTCGCCGTCGTGTGCGACGAACGTGTCCAGATACACCAGTAGGGCTATGCGGGAGGGGATCTGGTCGGCGACGGCCGTGATGACAATCCCCGCGTAGCTGTGCCCCACCAATACCACATCGGTCAGGTCCTCGTCCGCGATCAGCCCGGCGATATCACTCACGTGAGCGTCCAGCCCCACCTCCGGGCCCAGCTCAGCGGCCCTGTCGCCCAGCCCGGTCAGCGAGGGTGCATAGACCTCGTGGCCGGCTGCCTCGAGAATCGGGGTCAGCCGATCCCAGCACCACCCTCCATGAAATGCGCCGTGTACCAATACATATGTCGTCATATTTATGCCTCCATGGATTCTGACTGCGCCCCCACCAGCGGCGGGGGTACGGATTCGGGCCGCAGGCCTTGGCCTATGACCCGCGCGATAAGCCGGGGTAGCACGGGAAAAGCGCGGATCAGCCGTATCAGGAGCGGCCGCTCGGCGGGTGGACGGCCGGCGGTCGGATAGAGGTCGGCCAGCAGATGCAACTGGGCCCACTGCACTATCCGCACCGGATACTCACGCCGGCGTTGCACACGAGCCAGCTGAGCTATCGACGGCGTGGCGCCGGCAGCGAGCACCGGGCCCAGTAGGCGTGCCGCGGCAATGGCATCCTGCACGGCGAGATTGATACCGACACCGCCCGCCGGCGACATGGCATGTGCGGCATCACCGATCGCCAGCAGCCCGGGCCGGTACCAGTGCCGCAATCGGTCCACGCGTACATCGAGGAGATGAAAGCTGCTCCAGTCGCGCAGCTCCTCAGCCAGCCTGCCGGCGAATACCGGATAGATCCGTGCGATCGCGGCCCGCAGTGCGTCGATGCCATCACGACGCGTCTGGTCATAGCCCCCCTTGGGGATCATGTACGCGACTTGCCAATAGTGTTCACGGTTGAGGCAGACGATGAAGTACCCCTTGCCACTGCGCACCGCCGGAATCACATCTGCCGCTTCGCGGCTCACCCGGAACCACAACACATCCATCGGTGCCGTGGAGGCGGCAAGATCAAGTGAACCGGTGGTCCGCACCAGTGAACGCCGCCCGTCTGCGGCGATGACCAGTGTGGCGCGTATCTGCAGCACGCCGTCGGGACCGTTGGCCCGCACACCCACCACGCCCTCACCATCGTGGATCAGTTCGGTGGCCTGAACCTGTTGTAAAAGTTGAAATCCCGGGTATCGACGGGCGGCGGAGGCAATGAAGTTCAGTACATCCCATTGCGGCATGAACGCGAGATACCGGTATTTGCCGGGTAGAGCCCGGAAATCGGCGAAGAGAAGCTGACCGGAATCGGTTGCTATCGGCAGTGTTTCAGCCTTGGCATGGGGCAGATCGAGGAACTGGTTGATCAGTCCCAGCTCATCCATCGCCTGCAGAGTCGACGGGTGAACTGTGTCGCCGCGGAAGTCGCGGAGAAAGTCCGCATGCTTCTCCAGGACAGTGACATCCAGACCGAACCGGGCCAGCAGCAGACCGGCCATCAGCCCCGCCGGACCTCCGCCGATCACGCAGACATCGACGGCTACGCCAGGCATTCCGGCACCTGCCCGTCGTTGTAGCTGACCATGTCATCGAACGCCGCAATCACGTCAAGCGGTGCCCCGAGCTCACTGTCTGGTCGTGCCGCACCCTGTTCGGCATACGCGCGGTACAGGTTGCCCACCAGCCGTTCTGAGTCGATCAGCCCCGCGAACTCGCCCAGCTCGGCACGCCGTGCGGCCTCCAGGGGTCCAACGCCGTCGGCAGACCCCTCGGCGGCCAGATGTTGGATCCAGGTGAGATAGGCAATGGTCTGCTCGAACACCGCAGGCCCAGCCAGCGGGCCATGACCGCACACCACGGTTTCAGCACCCAATTGAGCCAGCTCACCGATGACGTGCAACGCCCCCTCGACCGAGCCCATCAGGTTGAAAGGGGTAGCACCCGAGAGCACGATGTCCCCGGCGAACAGGATCTTGTCCTGTGGAAGCCACACCACCGCGTCGTTCGTGGTGTGCGCTGGGCCGAGATGAATCAACTCTGCCGCTCGGTCCCCGATGTGCAAGTGGAGCCGATCGGTGAAGGTGACCGACGGCAACGTGACTCTGACATCACCCCATTCGACCTCGGGCCACAGTTGGGTGAGCGCCAGGCCTGCCTCATCCATCTCTATCCGAGCACGCTCATGGGCAATAATTGTCGCCTGCGGGCCAAACAGGTGATTGCCGAAGTGATGGTCGCCGTGGAAGTGGGTGTTGACCACGGTGCGGCGAGAGCCCGGAGCCAATCCGTCAACCGCCGCCACCAGCCGCCGATTACGGCTTTCCGTGGCCAGGGTGTCGATGACGACCGCACCGTCCGGGCTCACCACGATTC is a window from the Mycobacteroides salmoniphilum genome containing:
- a CDS encoding FAD-dependent oxidoreductase gives rise to the protein MPGVAVDVCVIGGGPAGLMAGLLLARFGLDVTVLEKHADFLRDFRGDTVHPSTLQAMDELGLINQFLDLPHAKAETLPIATDSGQLLFADFRALPGKYRYLAFMPQWDVLNFIASAARRYPGFQLLQQVQATELIHDGEGVVGVRANGPDGVLQIRATLVIAADGRRSLVRTTGSLDLAASTAPMDVLWFRVSREAADVIPAVRSGKGYFIVCLNREHYWQVAYMIPKGGYDQTRRDGIDALRAAIARIYPVFAGRLAEELRDWSSFHLLDVRVDRLRHWYRPGLLAIGDAAHAMSPAGGVGINLAVQDAIAAARLLGPVLAAGATPSIAQLARVQRRREYPVRIVQWAQLHLLADLYPTAGRPPAERPLLIRLIRAFPVLPRLIARVIGQGLRPESVPPPLVGAQSESMEA
- a CDS encoding ACP S-malonyltransferase; its protein translation is MFAMVMPGQGAQRKGMITPWLDAAGSARIDEFSEAADLDLRHYGSEAENDEITDTAIAQPLIVATSLLVFERLRDELRLPDRMIFAGHSVGELAAAAAAGAITTRDAVRLARLRGLAMRRACDHEPTGMAAVVGGGLCDVTRAVEELGLFVANVNGPGQVVAAGRLDELDHLRAHPPADTQVKLLQVAGAFHSPYMAAAEAEFGAALDSAAVVTARHPLLSNADGALVTGPLDLKHRLVRQLTRQVRWDLCAQSFRQYRADIRIELGKGALSGLTRREKPAPQAIQASAPESITLVREALAQRENVSGSIGPRLAS
- a CDS encoding lipocalin-like domain-containing protein; this translates as MRPDHFVGQWRLESYYDLDESGATSEGPLGQSPIGLLYYGAEGALSVSMMRGQPVPGAVPFMGYAGHWRVDGPLVLHQISVCSNPAWAGTVQTRQYDFDGDTLTLIGALHEGGKQQRRILAWRRVQ
- a CDS encoding malonic semialdehyde reductase, translating into MGAQGILALPAAAQDLLFREARTANTFTDEPVSDEQMQAIYELIKFGPTSMNQQPLRIVLVRSGEARSRLAMHLIGANQAKTLAAPLVAILAADLNFHDELRTQFPHLPEAKDYFADADARAASARTNALIQVGYIILGIRAAGLAAGPMTGFDADAVDQEFFPDGVHQSLVVVNIGKPGPDAWHPRLPRLAYDDVVTSV
- a CDS encoding MBL fold metallo-hydrolase; protein product: MTSGLAARGTDRITEIADGVYAYLQLPGGWCLSNSGIVVSPDGAVVIDTLATESRNRRLVAAVDGLAPGSRRTVVNTHFHGDHHFGNHLFGPQATIIAHERARIEMDEAGLALTQLWPEVEWGDVRVTLPSVTFTDRLHLHIGDRAAELIHLGPAHTTNDAVVWLPQDKILFAGDIVLSGATPFNLMGSVEGALHVIGELAQLGAETVVCGHGPLAGPAVFEQTIAYLTWIQHLAAEGSADGVGPLEAARRAELGEFAGLIDSERLVGNLYRAYAEQGAARPDSELGAPLDVIAAFDDMVSYNDGQVPECLA
- a CDS encoding MarR family winged helix-turn-helix transcriptional regulator, with the translated sequence MVSADNSDPGAPLGYLLTRTTALLRRHATAGLEPLGLSLSAFICMQILHADPGSSNSQLARKARVSRQAMCDVLQQLQDEGLVTRPISAEQGRTLPASLTRKGLQRLDMARQEVTCAEHRVTVALTDEERGQLRLLLAQLSMPPDT
- a CDS encoding SDR family NAD(P)-dependent oxidoreductase is translated as MTSTTTRKVALITGATSGMGLTIAQHLAKQDFAVFLCARSEESLSQTIKQLETDGYEADGVTCDVTSPEQIRAYVAAAVDRFGPVDILVNNAGRNGGGITKDITDELWFDVINTNLNSVFLMTKAALTTGGMLDQGWGRIINIASTGGKQGVLHGAPYSASKHGMVGFTKALGLELAKTGVTVNAVCPGFVETPMAERVRETYATLWGVDAEEAGKRVAARVPIGRYVDTEEVAAMVDYLISPGANAVTAQALNVCGGLGNY
- a CDS encoding alpha/beta fold hydrolase, with translation MTTYVLVHGAFHGGWCWDRLTPILEAAGHEVYAPSLTGLGDRAAELGPEVGLDAHVSDIAGLIADEDLTDVVLVGHSYAGIVITAVADQIPSRIALLVYLDTFVAHDGEAVADILPVNVQAFADAAQAEGDGWRVPVAGMPPGVEGCYGVTDEPDLSWLRSMQSPQSLRTFTDVLRLGNPAQRQSVPRAHIHCSGGGEAWTSLRKQLMPRSYPPAGEPMRELETGHDAMITKPDELAAVLDDLVTAHARSGSTHALR